One Aggregicoccus sp. 17bor-14 DNA window includes the following coding sequences:
- a CDS encoding carboxypeptidase regulatory-like domain-containing protein, with protein sequence MTRAALLATCVLATLWGGCGSDGPGASQAGVEEVDSEDLLITVSGQAAVFPEAAQYLRARSIDLPALDGLPVRIEEPLRVAVNDPDAPLATGSLATDGAYRVSEVPVRNVLLSLGAGVGDGSFSGNLMHTSTIVFDTALTQTRPRRDLVDTRAYVLPMRYVQALSYLVGEPRIRALSNGLLADLQETGFVLGRVVDAAGMPVAGARISAVDRPDLAGHVFYPSGDAGTLGTEATDASGLFLYVHSGGNVETFRLAVEGAAGTYVPRNAGAARGLGVLMMISPKT encoded by the coding sequence ATGACGCGCGCTGCCCTGCTCGCCACCTGTGTCCTCGCCACGCTCTGGGGGGGCTGCGGCTCCGATGGTCCTGGCGCCAGCCAGGCCGGAGTCGAGGAGGTGGACAGTGAGGATCTGCTCATCACCGTGAGTGGCCAGGCCGCGGTCTTCCCCGAGGCCGCGCAGTACCTGCGCGCGCGCAGCATCGACCTGCCCGCGCTCGATGGCCTCCCGGTGCGCATCGAGGAGCCCCTGCGCGTCGCCGTGAACGATCCCGACGCGCCGCTCGCCACCGGCAGCCTCGCCACCGACGGCGCCTACCGCGTCTCCGAGGTCCCGGTGCGCAACGTGCTGCTCAGCCTCGGCGCCGGCGTGGGCGACGGGAGCTTCAGCGGCAACCTGATGCACACCAGCACCATCGTCTTCGACACCGCGCTCACCCAGACGCGCCCGCGCCGCGACCTGGTGGACACGCGCGCCTACGTGCTGCCGATGCGCTACGTGCAGGCGCTCTCGTACCTCGTGGGCGAGCCGCGCATCCGCGCGCTGAGCAACGGCCTGCTCGCAGACCTGCAGGAGACCGGCTTCGTGCTCGGCCGCGTGGTGGACGCCGCCGGGATGCCCGTCGCCGGCGCCCGCATCTCCGCGGTGGACCGCCCCGACCTCGCGGGCCACGTCTTCTACCCGAGCGGCGACGCCGGCACGCTCGGCACCGAGGCCACCGACGCCTCCGGCCTCTTCCTCTACGTGCACTCGGGCGGCAACGTGGAGACCTTCCGGCTCGCCGTGGAGGGCGCCGCCGGCACCTATGTGCCGCGCAACGCAGGCGCCGCGCGCGGCCTCGGCGTGCTGATGATGATCTCGCCCAAGACGTAG